The proteins below come from a single Oncorhynchus keta strain PuntledgeMale-10-30-2019 chromosome 1, Oket_V2, whole genome shotgun sequence genomic window:
- the LOC118381675 gene encoding mitochondrial fission factor homolog B-like isoform X2 yields MEEEQTKGQMNGAAFPSPTAEMAEMNRIHYELEYTEGISQRMRIPEMLKIGPYGHDNPEAGSHDLHNVMMQVPERIVMSGDSEDSQFPRPRDLDLIQSTPLESLSLKTPPRVLTLNERPLDFMEMERGAAPAQPSEEVRLQGRLRRERSASENTTVRHNGQIARNDSTKPSLRGGSASTSNPLHESRLNLATLDTTLDVSMAPDDMAVVDAATLRRQIIKLNRRLQLIEEENKERAKREMIMYSVTVAFWLINSWVWFRR; encoded by the exons ATGGAAGAAGAACAAACCAAAGG CCAAATGAACGGAGCAGCATTCCCCTCTCCCACTGCAGAGATGGCGGAGATGAACCGCATCCACTATGAGCTGGAGTACACAGAGGGCATCAGCCAGCGCATGAGGATTCCAGAGATGCTCAAAATTGGCCCCTATGGTCATGACAACCCCGAGGCAGGCTCACATGACCTGCACAACGTCATGATGCAGGTCCCAGAGAGGATCGTAATGTCAG GAGACAGTGAGGACTCTCAGTTCCCCAGGCCCAGAGACCTGGACTTGATCCAGTCCACCCCGCTAGAGAGCCTGTCCCTGAAGACCCCTCCTCGGGTCCTCACCCTCAACGAGCGGCCGCTGGACTTCATGGAAATGGAGCGCGGTGCagccccagcccagcccagtgaGGAG GTGCGTTTGCAAGGGCGGTTGCGGCGGGAACGTTCAGCCAGCGAGAACACCACTGTCCGTCACAATGGCCAGATTGCCAGAAACGATTCAAC CAAGCCGTCACTGCGAGGGGGGTCTGCCTCGACCTCTAACCCCCTGCATGAATCCAG GCTTAACCTGGCCACTCTAGACACTACTCTGGATGTTTCCATGGCTCCTGATGACATGGCTGTCGTAGATGCAGCAACGCTTCGACGTCAG ATCATAAAGCTGAACCGGAGGCTCCAGCTCATAGAAGAGGAGAACAAGGAGAGGGCCAAACGTGAGATGATCATGTACTCCGTCACCGTAGCCTTCTGGCTTATCAACAGCTGGGTTTGGTTCCGCCGCTAG
- the LOC118381675 gene encoding mitochondrial fission factor homolog B-like isoform X3, translating to MEEEQTKGQMNGAAFPSPTAEMAEMNRIHYELEYTEGISQRMRIPEMLKIGPYGHDNPEAGSHDLHNVMMQVPERIVMSGDSEDSQFPRPRDLDLIQSTPLESLSLKTPPRVLTLNERPLDFMEMERGAAPAQPSEEVRLQGRLRRERSASENTTVRHNGQIARNDSTLNLATLDTTLDVSMAPDDMAVVDAATLRRQIIKLNRRLQLIEEENKERAKREMIMYSVTVAFWLINSWVWFRR from the exons ATGGAAGAAGAACAAACCAAAGG CCAAATGAACGGAGCAGCATTCCCCTCTCCCACTGCAGAGATGGCGGAGATGAACCGCATCCACTATGAGCTGGAGTACACAGAGGGCATCAGCCAGCGCATGAGGATTCCAGAGATGCTCAAAATTGGCCCCTATGGTCATGACAACCCCGAGGCAGGCTCACATGACCTGCACAACGTCATGATGCAGGTCCCAGAGAGGATCGTAATGTCAG GAGACAGTGAGGACTCTCAGTTCCCCAGGCCCAGAGACCTGGACTTGATCCAGTCCACCCCGCTAGAGAGCCTGTCCCTGAAGACCCCTCCTCGGGTCCTCACCCTCAACGAGCGGCCGCTGGACTTCATGGAAATGGAGCGCGGTGCagccccagcccagcccagtgaGGAG GTGCGTTTGCAAGGGCGGTTGCGGCGGGAACGTTCAGCCAGCGAGAACACCACTGTCCGTCACAATGGCCAGATTGCCAGAAACGATTCAAC GCTTAACCTGGCCACTCTAGACACTACTCTGGATGTTTCCATGGCTCCTGATGACATGGCTGTCGTAGATGCAGCAACGCTTCGACGTCAG ATCATAAAGCTGAACCGGAGGCTCCAGCTCATAGAAGAGGAGAACAAGGAGAGGGCCAAACGTGAGATGATCATGTACTCCGTCACCGTAGCCTTCTGGCTTATCAACAGCTGGGTTTGGTTCCGCCGCTAG
- the LOC118381675 gene encoding mitochondrial fission factor-like isoform X1 codes for MEEEQTKGQMNGAAFPSPTAEMAEMNRIHYELEYTEGISQRMRIPEMLKIGPYGHDNPEAGSHDLHNVMMQVPERIVMSGDSEDSQFPRPRDLDLIQSTPLESLSLKTPPRVLTLNERPLDFMEMERGAAPAQPSEEVRLQGRLRRERSASENTTVRHNGQIARNDSTVTPFPPAPLRVFPPLAMAEDEQNLYSASGVLSFIQSTTRRAYQQVLEVLDENHRSKPSLRGGSASTSNPLHESRLNLATLDTTLDVSMAPDDMAVVDAATLRRQIIKLNRRLQLIEEENKERAKREMIMYSVTVAFWLINSWVWFRR; via the exons ATGGAAGAAGAACAAACCAAAGG CCAAATGAACGGAGCAGCATTCCCCTCTCCCACTGCAGAGATGGCGGAGATGAACCGCATCCACTATGAGCTGGAGTACACAGAGGGCATCAGCCAGCGCATGAGGATTCCAGAGATGCTCAAAATTGGCCCCTATGGTCATGACAACCCCGAGGCAGGCTCACATGACCTGCACAACGTCATGATGCAGGTCCCAGAGAGGATCGTAATGTCAG GAGACAGTGAGGACTCTCAGTTCCCCAGGCCCAGAGACCTGGACTTGATCCAGTCCACCCCGCTAGAGAGCCTGTCCCTGAAGACCCCTCCTCGGGTCCTCACCCTCAACGAGCGGCCGCTGGACTTCATGGAAATGGAGCGCGGTGCagccccagcccagcccagtgaGGAG GTGCGTTTGCAAGGGCGGTTGCGGCGGGAACGTTCAGCCAGCGAGAACACCACTGTCCGTCACAATGGCCAGATTGCCAGAAACGATTCAAC TGTGACCCCGTTCCCCCCAGCCCCTCTCCGCGTCTTCCCCCCTCTCGCCATGGCCGAGGACGAACAGAACCTGTACAGCGCTAGCGGCGTTCTCTCTTTCATCCAGTCCACCACGCGCCGGGCCTACCAGCAGGTCTTGGAGGTTCTGGACGAGAACCACCGCAG CAAGCCGTCACTGCGAGGGGGGTCTGCCTCGACCTCTAACCCCCTGCATGAATCCAG GCTTAACCTGGCCACTCTAGACACTACTCTGGATGTTTCCATGGCTCCTGATGACATGGCTGTCGTAGATGCAGCAACGCTTCGACGTCAG ATCATAAAGCTGAACCGGAGGCTCCAGCTCATAGAAGAGGAGAACAAGGAGAGGGCCAAACGTGAGATGATCATGTACTCCGTCACCGTAGCCTTCTGGCTTATCAACAGCTGGGTTTGGTTCCGCCGCTAG
- the LOC118381920 gene encoding 39S ribosomal protein L44, mitochondrial-like has translation MASGYIVNRGVLTFGIHYQHVCRNVLLTHTREKKRWMKAYTLLMERKLKIEGPPPPKPRAQKPNWDYHAEVQAFSSRLKESFSPELLKTAFVNPCYIQSEQERRQALGVDSEMAALVLGDNIQLHRQGLEFTKSFLSDWCRASFPSLPSMGVVAIVAHLTSHPVVCLVAQNIAIEDLTMSAQFPVPDEVLHSTFLAVIGALHESSGAERAGLFLRDFLVTQLVGKDLFEMWSVVNPMGLLVEELSKRNMALPEPRLTRSAGAGTVLPLYFVGLYSDKKLLAEAPGETVLAAEEEAARVALRKLYGYTENRRPCDFSAAEQPQAPGLQSFSSS, from the exons ATGGCGTCTGGATACATTGTAAATCGTGGTGTGCTAACATTTGGAATTCACTATCAACATGTTTGTAGAAATGTACTCCTTACACATACCCGAGAGAAGAAGCGATGGATGAAAGCATATACTCTTTTGATGGAAAGAAAGCTGAAGATAGAAGGGCCTCCACCACCTAAGCCACG tgcTCAAAAACCTAACTGGGACTACCATGCAGAAGTCCAGGCATTCAGCAGCCGCCTTAAAGAAAGTTTCTCCCCGGAGCTCCTGAAGACAGCCTTTGTGAACCCCTGTTACATTCAGTCAGAGCAAGAGAGGAGGCAGGCACTCGGCGTGGACTCTGAAATGGCCGCTCTGGTCCTGGGGGACAACATTCAGCTGCACAGACAGGGCTTGGAGTTCACCAAGAGCTTCTTGTCTGACTGGTGCAGGGCTAGCTTCCCTAGCCTGCCCAGCATGGGAGTGGTCGCCATTGTCGCGCACCTGACCAGTCATCCAGTCGTGTGCCTTGTGGCGCAGAACATCGCCATTGAGGACCTAACTATGAGCGCTCAATTCCCGGTCCCTGATGAAGTATTGCACAGTACGTTCCTCGCTGTGATCGGAGCACTCCATGAGAGCAGTGGAGCTGAGAGAGCAGGACTTTTCCTTCGG gatttcctggtcactcagcTGGTAGGGAAAGACCTTTTTGAGATGTGGTCGGTGGTAAACCCAATGGGGCTGCTGGTGGAGGAGTTGTCCAAGAGGAACATGGCCCTCCCAGAGCCTCGCCTCACCAGGTCGGCTGGCGCCGGCACTGTGCTCCCACTCTACTTTGTAGGGCTGTACAG TGATAAGAAGCTCCTTGCCGAGGCTCCAGGGGAGACCGTTCTGGCTGCGGAGGAGGAGGCGGCGCGCGTGGCCCTGAGGAAACTCTATGGCTACACTGAGAACCGGAGACCCTGTGACTTCTCTGCAGCGGAGCAGCCTCAGGCTCCTGGCCTCCAATCCTTCAGCAGCAGCTAA